Below is a genomic region from Spirochaetota bacterium.
CTCTCCGGGCCTTTCGCTGCGCCATCGACCAGGAGCTGTACCCCCGCAATGCCCGAACCGGTATCGCTTGCCGCAGCCGCAACTGATACCGCGCCCGCGACAACGCCTGCCGGCGACGTGATCGCAACTGTCGGCGGGGCTACATCATAACCGTAGGCGAAAAGTGCGCTTCCCGGTATCACCTCGATGTTCGTGGTACCCGGTTTCTTCCATCCCATCGCAAGGTGATCGCCGCCCCCGCCCTCTTTCTGCAATGCCTCGATGTAATACTTCTTTCCGGCGATGAGCGTCGCGGTCCCGCGCTGCGTCGGATACTTCAACCAGTCACGGACACCGGTATATCCGCTCACCGATGCGATCTTCACTGCCGATGCCGGATCCGTCCCGTCGGAGAGCGAGAGCGAACCGCAATCGTCGGAAGCGATGTACAGCTCGTATGCTCCATCCGTCGGCGGGATGATATAGCCGCGCATACGCGTGCCGTAATTATCACGCCAGTAATTCGGCGCCTCGCATGTAGAGAGATAATTCGACGCATGCGCAGTGCCGCTCTTGAACGCGGCTGAATTCGTGAGCGAAGCGAGATCGCTCCCGGTGATGTTCGTCCACACTTCCCAAAGCACTTTCGACACAAGCACGCCGTCGTGCCGCGGATAGAGTACGGTTATCGTCGAACCGGTATTCCCGAGCGCGTCCTTCGCGTACACCTTGAACGTCGTCGATGCTGCTATCGCGATACTTGCCGATGACGTGAACGACAGCCAATTCGCACCGCCGTTCGTCGACCAGTATCCCGTACCGTCGGAAATGGATATCACGACCGTCGTGCCGCCGGTGAACAGCGCCGGGGGCGACATGGTCACTATCGGAGCGGACGTATCGATAGTGAACACCCTCGAATTCGTCGTGCTGTTGTTCCCGAGCGCATCGCGGCCGTAGAGAAGCACGGTCGTCGTATTACTGATAAGGAGATTCGTGCCCGCGGTCGTGAATGCGACGTATGCGCTCCCGTTCGTCGAGAAATAACCGCTGTTCTCCGTCGTCGTCAGCGTTGCCGTGAACGCCTTATTCGTCGTGAATGCCCCGAACGAGGCCGATACCGTCGGCGCTGTCGTATCGAACGTGTACGTCCGCGTATTCGTCGTGCTATTATTGCCGAGCGCATCGCGGCCGTAGAAACTGAGCGTCGTCGTACGGTCTATCGTCAGATTCGTTCCCATCGTCGTAAAAGCGACGTATGCGCTCCCGTTCGTCGAAAAATAGCCCGTGTTCTCCGTCGTCGTCAATGCCGCCGTAAAGGGCTTATTCGTGGTGAACGTACCGATCGAAGCCGAGACTGTCGGCGCGGCTAGATCAAGCATTCTCGTCAGCGAGTTATTCGATTCGTTCGCTTCCGGTATCCTGTTCACATCGTCTACAAGCGCCTTGACCGTATGCATACCGCTTACTGCGGTCCACACATTGGTAGTACTTGTTGACCATTTTGCGGTACCCGTGACCGTGATCGAAGCCCCCGCCGCCATGGACGTTGTCGGCCCGCCCACGCTGAGCGGAACATCATTTACCCAGAACACGACGGCATGGAACACGTTCGTCGATGCCCCGAGACCGGCATTCGATGCTACCGCGCTCATGGTCACATAGTCACCGGGCTTCGGATATGCCGGCGACCATGCAATACTGCTGATCACGAGATCGGCTTTATTCACGGTATACGTTATCGTGTTCGTCGTGCTGTTGTTCCCCAATGCATCCCTGCCATAGAGAGCGAGCGTTGTCGTCCTATCGAGGAACAGATTGGTGCCCGCCGTAGTGAACGCCGTGAACGCAGAACCGTTCGTTGAGAAGTATCCCGTATTCTCCGTCGTCGCGAGAACGGTCCTGAACGCCAGATTCGTCGTTACCGTTCCGATCGATGCGCTTACCGTCGGCGCTGTCGTATCGAACGTATACGTCCGCGTATTGGTCGCACTATTATTGCCGAGCGCATCGCGTCCGTAGAGATTGAGTGTCGTCGTACGGTCGATCGTAAGATTCGTTCCTGCTGTAGTGAACGCCGTGAACGCGGAGCCGTTCGTTGAGAAGTAGCCGCTGTTCTCCGTCGTCGTCAGCGCTGCCGTGAACGCCTTGTTCGTCGTAAGCGAAGCGACCGAAGCGCCTACCGTCGGTGCTGTCGTATCGAACGTGTACGTCCGCGTATTCGTCGTGCTATTATTGCCGAGGGCATCGCGTCCGTAGAGATTGAGTGTCGTCGTACGGTCTATCGCAAGATTCGTCCCTGTTGTCGTGAATGCGACGTATGCACTCCCGTTCGTCGAGAAATAGCCGCTGTTCTCTGTCGTCGTCAGCACAACGGTGAACGGCTTATTTGTCGTAAGCGTACCCACCGATGCGCTTACCGTCGGCGGCGTGGTGTCGGTGACTATCGTGTATGTACGGGAATTCGTTGCGCCGGTATTTCCCCATATATCGCGTGTGTAATACCAGAACGACACCGTCCTTGATATCGTCACGTTCTGACCCGACGTTGTTATCTGCGTGAACGGCCCCGTCGCACTGTTCGTCGTCCAATAGCCGTAATTTTCATTCACATCGAGGGGGAGAACGAACGATGCATTGGTGCTGAAGCTGTTGAGCACGCCGGTCATCACCGGCGGCGCGGTATCGATGGTTATAGTTACCGCATTCGTCGGGCTGCGCGGGGGCGAACCGGCCACGTCGCTGTAGTACCATATCGTTGTCGTGCGGTCGACGGTGAATTGGTTCGAATAGGTGACGGAATACGAATTCGGATGGTCCAATTTCGTATACGGCCCGTTGATGCTGTTCGTCGAAAAATAACCGTACAATGCGGACGGATATATCGCCACCGTTATCGCCTTGTTCGTGGTGATATTCCCCGTGATATAGGTCCCCGTACTCACGTTCCGTATGGTCATTGCCGGCCACAGCTCGACATTCGATGTTGTTGACGCAAGTATGGGCGTGAACACCGATTCCCCGTACTCGTTCGTGGCGGCCACTTTATAATAGTACGTGGTCGAAGGCTTCAGACTGGAATGTGTCCACGACGTGGCGTTCGGCAATGTCGCCGTGTAGCGGGTGAACGCGGTACCGTTGGTGCTCGTATATATGTTGAAACCGCTTTCATTGCTCGACTTATCATCCCACTTTATCGTGATGTAATTCGACTTTATCGTCTGCGCTATGAGATTGCTCGGACCCGCATTCACATAGTTCGCGATATGCACGAGCGGTCCGGCAAGCGGCGATTGACCGGCGGCATTCGATGCGGCGACCTTGTATGCATACACCATGTTCGTTGCAAGGCCGCTGTCCATATATTGAATGGTGTTCTGCGGCACTGAGGCGAGAAGCGCATAAGCGCCATTATTGACGCTGCGGTACAGATTGAATACGCTTTCATTTATCGCATTATCATCCCAGGAGAATGTCACCGTATTTGTCGTTGCTGACAGCTTTGTCACGAATGTCGGCGCTTCCGGCGGCATTACTCCGCCATTCGTCACGATAACGCGGGAAACGGCGTATCCCGGGCAGAGCATGCGGTCCGTCGTATATGCGGCGGCGTATATCGTATGCTCACCGTCGGCAAGACCCGCGGTGTTCCACGAATAGGAAAGAGCACCGCCTGCCGCCGTCGTTTTGAGCGCATCATCGATGTAGAGATCTATCTTCTGGATCGATCCGCCGCTCAGGCTGGCATTCACCGAGACGGTAAGCGTTCCCTTCACCGATGTCCCGTTCAAGGGCGATGTGACAGCGACTATCGCCGCCCTCCCGAACGGACGCGACAGCGGATCGCCCACGAATGTGACCGGCCCGCGAACTTCGCGCCATGAGGTGAAATACGCCGCTTCGAGCGATGTAAACCCCTTCATGAACGCACTTCGGAACGACTCGGAATAATTCGTATACGCCGATGCGCGGAGAAATCCGAGGAACGGCTCGGTCACCGCCCCGGAG
It encodes:
- a CDS encoding Ig-like domain-containing protein — translated: MNRVSEKKSAAKNDRCRSWPIRIAMLFSFGAMLTAIPLPHRVLLVVNTNWQDSITIANYYRMKRAIPETNILYLGLNNSDALANYYSASTFTRYTNELYHPVFNAITARGLTNTIDYIVLSSGIPVRVRLPSAANDISVASHLATAAIYPVDEASPWHGGNLYANALISGGYAFSCTNTYTSYGKFRLAAHLAGYSVTDVKRGIDNAVAGDGTQAAAKTGRWILQIGPYSVLPQNEGTNLASNWIKNAGIPASWYAGSYNYKANNVKDVVVLLHGGTYSGYNYGNYTTYLPDPMAAVGAYAEAHESFGCLPDHFFESRLQQQFPEPIYFRLGYATFSGAVTEPFLGFLRASAYTNYSESFRSAFMKGFTSLEAAYFTSWREVRGPVTFVGDPLSRPFGRAAIVAVTSPLNGTSVKGTLTVSVNASLSGGSIQKIDLYIDDALKTTAAGGALSYSWNTAGLADGEHTIYAAAYTTDRMLCPGYAVSRVIVTNGGVMPPEAPTFVTKLSATTNTVTFSWDDNAINESVFNLYRSVNNGAYALLASVPQNTIQYMDSGLATNMVYAYKVAASNAAGQSPLAGPLVHIANYVNAGPSNLIAQTIKSNYITIKWDDKSSNESGFNIYTSTNGTAFTRYTATLPNATSWTHSSLKPSTTYYYKVAATNEYGESVFTPILASTTSNVELWPAMTIRNVSTGTYITGNITTNKAITVAIYPSALYGYFSTNSINGPYTKLDHPNSYSVTYSNQFTVDRTTTIWYYSDVAGSPPRSPTNAVTITIDTAPPVMTGVLNSFSTNASFVLPLDVNENYGYWTTNSATGPFTQITTSGQNVTISRTVSFWYYTRDIWGNTGATNSRTYTIVTDTTPPTVSASVGTLTTNKPFTVVLTTTENSGYFSTNGSAYVAFTTTGTNLAIDRTTTLNLYGRDALGNNSTTNTRTYTFDTTAPTVGASVASLTTNKAFTAALTTTENSGYFSTNGSAFTAFTTAGTNLTIDRTTTLNLYGRDALGNNSATNTRTYTFDTTAPTVSASIGTVTTNLAFRTVLATTENTGYFSTNGSAFTAFTTAGTNLFLDRTTTLALYGRDALGNNSTTNTITYTVNKADLVISSIAWSPAYPKPGDYVTMSAVASNAGLGASTNVFHAVVFWVNDVPLSVGGPTTSMAAGASITVTGTAKWSTSTTNVWTAVSGMHTVKALVDDVNRIPEANESNNSLTRMLDLAAPTVSASIGTFTTNKPFTAALTTTENTGYFSTNGSAYVAFTTMGTNLTIDRTTTLSFYGRDALGNNSTTNTRTYTFDTTAPTVSASFGAFTTNKAFTATLTTTENSGYFSTNGSAYVAFTTAGTNLLISNTTTVLLYGRDALGNNSTTNSRVFTIDTSAPIVTMSPPALFTGGTTVVISISDGTGYWSTNGGANWLSFTSSASIAIAASTTFKVYAKDALGNTGSTITVLYPRHDGVLVSKVLWEVWTNITGSDLASLTNSAAFKSGTAHASNYLSTCEAPNYWRDNYGTRMRGYIIPPTDGAYELYIASDDCGSLSLSDGTDPASAVKIASVSGYTGVRDWLKYPTQRGTATLIAGKKYYIEALQKEGGGGDHLAMGWKKPGTTNIEVIPGSALFAYGYDVAPPTVAITSPAGVVAGAVSVAAAASDTGSGIAGVQLLVDGAAKGPESTTAPYTSVWDSTTAANGNHTLTLIARDAVGNTNVSLPVSVTVMEKLSNDRFVNGSYTNGVAPGWSRWYGTNGIVAAFSKESNTQREGDGAQKIVVTGYSNLDSIQFYRGGFDVASGKRYRLTAWLKGTPNARISLRLLKYSSPWTTYLNGTFTITDTWQQYSVEGDCAYTEANGRIMVLFTTNCTVYVDGISCQEVPTAGGQSIMLTSSDGTSQSYSSIEGLTAAVSPVDQSVSIRYSFKGFCGNAESGFEYSIAGQNAWTEIPASDITGGRGIGDENISYQYTWKIPSGFDTSKAYDIRVTVSAGQTVTSAIAGNIAFTRMFSQQTTLSKAVAVGSPYRGDGAGIVFANITADTTVKIYSISGKFIADVVPPKDGMGKAVWNLMTTSGTRVSPGVYLCQLRSGAETKMLKVMVLR